One Streptomyces sp. SAI-135 DNA segment encodes these proteins:
- a CDS encoding J domain-containing protein has protein sequence MTSPETDGPAAAGTARLERAVRAAEQALIEYEIAVETFRIEVENFSRLHHQKLGPMYTRLDELDAQIAEIRAARSGDPEDLRKAEEARARVLPMPGVEELFHGWMDGEGLFPEAAAMLTEQPVRPPQRVRPSDEARKLYRELARKAHPDLAQDDTERARREEFITRVNAAYSRGDEPLLRELSEEWAAGPKPPEQGPTPSEELYARLEWLAQRKELLSVVARELEESAIGSMLRMAPDDPDRLLEEIAEKLLADVSTREAELGELLAQE, from the coding sequence ATGACGTCCCCGGAGACCGACGGCCCAGCCGCCGCAGGCACCGCGCGGCTGGAGCGTGCCGTGCGGGCCGCCGAGCAGGCGCTCATCGAGTACGAGATCGCGGTGGAGACCTTCCGCATCGAGGTGGAGAACTTCTCCCGCCTGCACCACCAGAAGCTCGGCCCCATGTACACCCGCCTCGACGAGCTGGACGCGCAGATCGCCGAGATCCGGGCCGCCCGCAGCGGCGACCCCGAGGATCTGCGCAAGGCGGAGGAGGCCCGGGCCCGGGTGCTGCCGATGCCCGGCGTCGAGGAGCTGTTCCACGGCTGGATGGACGGGGAGGGCCTGTTCCCGGAAGCGGCCGCGATGCTCACCGAGCAGCCGGTGCGGCCCCCGCAGCGGGTGCGTCCCAGCGACGAGGCCCGCAAGCTCTACCGCGAGCTCGCCCGCAAGGCCCACCCGGACCTCGCCCAGGACGACACCGAGCGGGCGCGTCGCGAGGAGTTCATCACCCGGGTCAACGCGGCCTACTCCCGCGGCGACGAGCCGCTCCTGCGGGAACTGTCCGAGGAGTGGGCCGCCGGCCCCAAGCCGCCGGAGCAGGGGCCCACCCCCAGCGAGGAGCTCTACGCCCGGCTCGAATGGCTCGCCCAGCGCAAGGAACTCCTCTCCGTGGTCGCGCGGGAGCTGGAGGAGAGCGCGATCGGCTCGATGCTCCGGATGGCACCGGACGACCCGGACCGCCTCCTGGAGGAGATCGCCGAGAAGCTCCTGGCCGACGTCTCCACGCGCGAGGCGGAGCTCGGGGAACTGCTCGCGCAGGAGTGA
- a CDS encoding HTTM domain-containing protein, which produces MNRFALAVSTAIARVTEAALGPHQTAMIRIGFSATWLLFLLREFPHRQELYGPDGPWSWNLADQLISLNGAFTALMWSNGQFWFGTVYVLAVLSSLLLLLGWHTRAMSVLFMVGVLSLQNRSIFMGDGGDNVLHLMCVYLVFTRCGQVWSLDERRARRTRDARARGEHVVDRVGPALWTVLGLVLMSAAFLDKLNGDWFVPALLWAVWLAQALWWAVGRFARSGQSRITLDVIANIVHNGALLVIMAEACLIYATAGWYKIQGSRWQDGTAVYYPLHLESFSPWPALADLLSANGVMVMLVTYGTVAVQVAFPFTLFNRRVKNVLLAAMITEHAVIAVVLGLPFFSLAMIAADSVFLPTSFLRRLGDGAARVRARLRARPPGRGGTGLPAPGRPLPSTEPGAAQTPPPARRPGDHPGDPENPDPRHVGFPA; this is translated from the coding sequence GTGAACCGGTTCGCCCTCGCGGTGTCCACCGCCATCGCCCGCGTCACCGAGGCCGCGCTCGGCCCCCACCAGACCGCGATGATCCGTATCGGCTTCAGCGCGACCTGGCTGCTGTTCCTGCTGCGCGAGTTCCCGCACCGCCAGGAGCTGTACGGCCCGGACGGCCCGTGGAGCTGGAACCTCGCCGACCAGCTGATCTCGCTCAACGGCGCCTTCACGGCCCTGATGTGGTCGAACGGCCAGTTCTGGTTCGGGACGGTCTACGTGCTCGCCGTCCTGTCGAGCCTCCTTCTGCTGCTCGGCTGGCACACCCGCGCGATGTCCGTGCTCTTCATGGTCGGCGTGCTCTCGCTCCAGAACCGCAGCATCTTCATGGGCGACGGCGGCGACAACGTCCTGCACCTGATGTGCGTCTACCTCGTCTTCACCCGCTGCGGCCAGGTCTGGTCCCTGGACGAGCGACGGGCCCGGCGCACACGGGACGCACGCGCGCGTGGCGAGCACGTCGTGGACCGTGTCGGCCCGGCCCTGTGGACCGTCCTCGGGCTCGTGCTGATGTCGGCGGCCTTCCTGGACAAGCTGAACGGCGACTGGTTCGTGCCGGCACTCCTGTGGGCGGTGTGGCTGGCGCAGGCCCTGTGGTGGGCGGTCGGACGGTTCGCCCGGTCGGGCCAGTCGCGGATCACGCTCGACGTGATCGCCAACATCGTCCACAACGGCGCCCTGCTCGTGATCATGGCCGAGGCCTGTCTCATCTACGCGACGGCCGGCTGGTACAAGATCCAGGGCTCCCGCTGGCAGGACGGCACCGCCGTCTACTACCCCCTCCACCTGGAGTCCTTCTCCCCGTGGCCCGCCCTCGCCGACCTGCTCTCGGCGAACGGCGTCATGGTGATGCTGGTGACGTACGGCACGGTCGCCGTACAGGTCGCCTTCCCGTTCACGCTGTTCAACCGGCGGGTCAAGAACGTCCTGCTGGCCGCGATGATCACCGAGCACGCGGTGATCGCGGTCGTCCTCGGTCTGCCGTTCTTCTCACTGGCGATGATCGCCGCCGACTCGGTCTTCCTGCCGACGTCGTTCCTGCGCCGGCTCGGCGACGGGGCCGCACGTGTGCGTGCACGGCTGCGGGCACGTCCGCCGGGCAGGGGCGGCACGGGGCTGCCCGCTCCCGGCCGGCCGCTCCCGTCGACGGAGCCGGGGGCCGCGCAGACCCCGCCCCCGGCGCGCCGCCCGGGCGACCATCCCGGTGACCCCGAGAACCCCGATCCCCGGCACGTAGGCTTCCCCGCATGA
- a CDS encoding 3-hydroxyacyl-CoA dehydrogenase — MTGLDLSSPVAVVGTGTMGQGIAQVALVAGHPVRLYDAAPGRAREAADAIAARLDRLVEKDRLTAADRDAARARLVAAEQLTDLADCTLVVEAVLERLDVKQQLFRELEDVVGEDCLLATNTSSLSVTAIAGALRHPGRFVGLHFFNPAPLLPLVEVVSGFATDVSSATRAYETARAWGKTPVACADTPGFIVNRIARPFYAEAFAVYEAQGAEPATIDAVLRECGGFRMGAFELTDLIGQDVNESVTHSVWRAFFQDARFTPSLAQQRLVESGRLGRKSGRGWYDYTDGAERDEPHTAEPAQAPAYVVAEGDLGPASELLALIREAGIQVREDEEDHGTRLVLPSGGQLALADGQTSVEFRDVVYFDLALDYRRATRIALSASQDTSQQTLTEAVGLFQALGKDVSVIGDVPGMIVARTVARIVDLAHDAVAKGVATQEDIDTAMRLGVNYPLGPFEWSRRLGRNWAYALLDDLHLRDPSGRYAPSLALYRHAYASDKREGSTS, encoded by the coding sequence ATGACAGGACTCGACCTCAGCAGCCCCGTGGCCGTCGTCGGCACCGGCACCATGGGCCAGGGCATCGCCCAGGTCGCGCTGGTCGCCGGGCACCCCGTGCGGCTCTACGACGCCGCACCCGGCCGGGCCCGGGAGGCGGCCGACGCGATCGCCGCCCGCCTTGACCGGCTCGTCGAGAAGGACCGGCTCACCGCCGCCGACCGGGACGCGGCGCGCGCCCGTCTCGTGGCCGCCGAACAGCTCACCGACCTCGCGGACTGCACGCTGGTCGTCGAGGCCGTCCTGGAGCGGCTGGACGTCAAGCAGCAGCTGTTCCGGGAGCTGGAGGACGTCGTCGGCGAGGACTGTCTGCTCGCCACCAACACCTCCTCCCTGTCGGTGACGGCCATCGCCGGCGCCCTGCGCCACCCCGGACGCTTCGTGGGCCTGCACTTCTTCAACCCCGCCCCGCTGCTGCCGCTGGTCGAGGTCGTCTCCGGGTTCGCCACCGACGTCTCCTCGGCCACGCGCGCGTACGAGACGGCACGCGCGTGGGGCAAGACGCCGGTCGCCTGCGCCGACACCCCCGGCTTCATCGTCAACCGCATCGCGCGGCCCTTCTACGCCGAGGCGTTCGCGGTCTACGAGGCGCAGGGCGCCGAGCCCGCCACCATCGACGCGGTCCTGCGCGAGTGCGGCGGCTTCAGGATGGGCGCGTTCGAACTGACCGACCTGATCGGACAGGACGTCAACGAGTCCGTGACGCACTCCGTGTGGCGCGCCTTCTTCCAGGACGCGCGCTTCACGCCCTCCCTGGCCCAGCAGCGCCTGGTCGAGTCGGGCCGGCTCGGCCGCAAGAGCGGGCGGGGCTGGTACGACTACACGGACGGCGCCGAGAGGGACGAGCCGCACACCGCGGAGCCGGCCCAGGCGCCCGCGTACGTCGTCGCCGAAGGCGATCTGGGCCCCGCGTCCGAACTGCTCGCGCTGATCCGCGAGGCGGGCATCCAGGTCCGCGAGGACGAGGAGGACCACGGCACCCGGCTGGTCCTGCCGAGCGGCGGACAGCTCGCGCTCGCCGACGGACAGACCTCGGTGGAGTTCCGGGACGTCGTCTACTTCGACCTCGCGCTCGACTACCGCAGGGCCACCCGCATCGCGCTCTCCGCGTCCCAGGACACCTCGCAGCAGACGCTCACCGAGGCCGTCGGGCTCTTCCAGGCACTCGGCAAGGACGTCAGCGTCATCGGGGACGTGCCCGGCATGATCGTCGCCCGTACGGTGGCCCGGATCGTCGACCTGGCGCACGACGCCGTCGCCAAGGGCGTGGCCACCCAGGAGGACATCGACACCGCCATGCGGCTCGGGGTGAACTACCCGCTCGGCCCCTTCGAGTGGAGCCGCAGGCTCGGCCGCAACTGGGCCTACGCCCTCCTCGACGACCTGCACCTGCGCGACCCGTCCGGACGGTACGCGCCCTCGCTCGCGCTGTACCGGCACGCGTACGCCTCCGACAAGCGGGAGGGCAGCACCTCATGA
- a CDS encoding TrmH family RNA methyltransferase translates to MTGPDPVSLWHRLADTSVLLDGFHALKHAVRFGAEVPVAVAVDRAATLALAEELAPDVRDTLDALLTQVPEPAYASLVPRPHPTAVAALAVRPPRAHRLERLAHTPRTAPVVVLDNPRNLGNAGAVIRLAAGFGATGVVTTGTLDPWHPTVVRGGAGLHFATAVERLTVAELPPGPVFALDPEGDDIRGVKLPDDAVLAFGSERSGLSPELRARADHLVALPMRPQVSSYNLATSVAMTLYHWSLGAS, encoded by the coding sequence ATGACCGGTCCCGATCCCGTGAGCCTGTGGCACCGGCTCGCCGACACCTCCGTGCTGCTCGACGGCTTCCACGCCCTCAAGCACGCCGTGCGCTTCGGGGCCGAGGTCCCGGTGGCGGTCGCCGTCGACCGGGCCGCCACGCTCGCCCTGGCCGAGGAACTGGCCCCGGACGTACGGGACACCCTGGACGCCCTGCTGACGCAGGTCCCTGAGCCGGCATACGCGTCCCTCGTGCCGCGCCCGCATCCCACGGCGGTGGCGGCCCTGGCCGTACGGCCGCCCCGGGCCCACCGTCTGGAGAGGCTGGCCCACACACCGCGCACCGCCCCGGTCGTGGTCCTCGACAATCCACGCAACCTCGGCAACGCCGGGGCCGTGATCCGCCTGGCCGCGGGCTTCGGGGCGACCGGCGTGGTCACCACGGGCACGCTCGACCCCTGGCACCCGACGGTCGTACGCGGCGGGGCGGGACTGCACTTCGCGACCGCGGTGGAGCGCCTGACGGTCGCCGAGCTGCCGCCAGGACCGGTGTTCGCCCTGGACCCCGAGGGCGACGACATCCGGGGCGTGAAGCTCCCGGACGACGCCGTCCTCGCCTTCGGCTCGGAGCGCAGTGGGCTGTCGCCCGAACTACGCGCGCGTGCCGATCATCTGGTGGCCCTTCCGATGCGCCCCCAGGTCTCCAGCTACAACCTGGCGACCAGTGTGGCGATGACCCTCTACCACTGGAGTCTCGGCGCTTCCTAG
- the paaN gene encoding phenylacetic acid degradation protein PaaN translates to MAAELTAHELIAKHRPTLDQALEAIRTRAYWSPHPEHPKAYGESGSLDMAAGKAAFDALQGTRLDLGQPGTDDWVGGEVSPYGIELGVEYPHADLDVLLPAMRAGQKAWRDAGAEMRAVVCLEILKRISDRTHEFAHAVMHTSGQAFMMALQAGGPHAQDRGLEAVAYAYVEQVRTPDTAEWTKPQGKRDPLALTKQFTPVPRGIGLVIGCNTFPTWNGYPGLFASLATGNAVLVKPHPRAVLPLALTVQVARDVLGEAGFDPNLVALAAERPGEGIARTLATRPEIRIIDYTGSTEFGDWLEANARQAQVYTEKAGVNTVLVESAGDYQGMLSNLAFSLSLYSGQMCTTPQNLLIPRDGIRTDEGPKTFDEVVSDLARAVDGLLGDDARANALLGALVNPDVKARLEAAAGLGEVALASREVGNPEFPGAVVRTPVIVKLDGAKPDDEAACMSECFGPVSFAVAVDSAADAVELLRRTIREKGAMTVGAYTTDEEVEQAVQEVCLEEAAQLSLNLVGGVYVNQTAAFSDFHGSGGNPAANSALCDGAFVANRFRVVEVRREA, encoded by the coding sequence ATGGCCGCCGAACTGACCGCCCACGAGCTGATCGCCAAGCACCGGCCCACCCTCGACCAGGCGCTGGAGGCGATCCGCACCCGCGCCTACTGGTCCCCGCACCCCGAGCACCCCAAGGCCTACGGGGAGAGCGGCAGCCTGGACATGGCGGCGGGCAAGGCCGCCTTCGACGCCCTCCAGGGCACCCGCCTCGACCTCGGCCAGCCCGGCACCGACGACTGGGTGGGCGGCGAGGTCTCGCCGTACGGCATCGAACTGGGCGTCGAGTACCCCCACGCGGACCTCGACGTGCTGCTGCCCGCGATGAGGGCGGGCCAGAAGGCCTGGCGGGACGCGGGCGCAGAGATGCGCGCGGTGGTCTGTCTGGAGATCCTCAAGCGGATCAGCGACCGCACCCACGAGTTCGCGCACGCGGTCATGCACACCAGCGGCCAGGCGTTCATGATGGCGCTCCAGGCGGGCGGCCCGCACGCCCAGGACCGCGGCCTGGAGGCGGTGGCCTACGCGTACGTGGAGCAGGTCCGCACCCCCGACACCGCGGAGTGGACCAAGCCGCAGGGCAAGCGCGACCCGCTCGCGCTGACCAAGCAGTTCACGCCGGTCCCGCGCGGGATCGGCCTGGTCATCGGCTGCAACACCTTCCCGACGTGGAACGGCTATCCGGGCCTGTTCGCCTCCCTGGCCACCGGCAACGCGGTCCTGGTGAAGCCGCACCCGCGCGCGGTGCTGCCGCTGGCGCTCACCGTCCAGGTGGCGCGGGACGTCCTCGGCGAGGCCGGCTTCGACCCGAACCTGGTGGCCCTGGCCGCCGAGCGCCCCGGCGAGGGCATCGCCAGGACCCTGGCCACGCGCCCCGAGATCCGCATCATCGACTACACCGGCTCGACGGAGTTCGGCGACTGGCTGGAGGCCAACGCCCGTCAGGCGCAGGTCTACACGGAGAAGGCCGGCGTCAACACCGTGCTCGTGGAGTCGGCGGGCGACTACCAGGGCATGCTCTCCAACCTGGCCTTCTCCCTGTCCCTCTACAGCGGCCAGATGTGCACGACCCCGCAGAACCTGCTGATCCCCCGGGACGGCATCCGCACCGACGAGGGCCCCAAGACCTTCGACGAGGTGGTCTCGGACCTCGCCCGCGCGGTCGACGGCCTCCTCGGCGACGACGCGCGCGCCAACGCGCTGCTGGGCGCCCTCGTCAACCCGGACGTGAAGGCGCGCCTGGAGGCCGCGGCGGGCCTGGGCGAAGTCGCCCTGGCCTCGCGGGAGGTCGGCAACCCGGAGTTCCCGGGCGCGGTCGTGCGCACACCCGTGATCGTCAAGCTCGACGGGGCCAAGCCGGACGACGAGGCCGCCTGCATGAGCGAGTGCTTCGGACCGGTGTCCTTCGCCGTCGCGGTCGACTCGGCCGCCGACGCGGTGGAGCTGCTGCGGCGCACGATCCGCGAGAAGGGCGCGATGACGGTCGGCGCGTACACCACCGACGAGGAGGTCGAGCAGGCCGTCCAGGAGGTCTGCCTGGAGGAGGCGGCACAGTTGTCGCTGAACCTGGTCGGCGGGGTCTACGTCAACCAGACGGCCGCGTTCTCCGACTTCCACGGCTCGGGAGGCAACCCGGCGGCCAACTCGGCGCTGTGCGACGGAGCCTTCGTCGCCAACCGGTTCCGGGTGGTCGAGGTGCGCCGGGAGGCCTAG
- a CDS encoding acyl-CoA dehydrogenase family protein: MDFTFSEEQQAAAEAARGVFADVAPDAVPSPALTTGAVADTCDRALWARLADADLLSLLSAQEYGGAGLDAVALCLVLRESAKVLARVPLLEHSAAMAAVQAHGGPELKGQVLERAGRGEVVLTVAASGRTGHDPAELAVTARREEGEDGDWILDGVQTAVPWAYDADFVVVPAHTAAGRAVLALVPRAHDGVALGEQFSTSGERLGELRLDSVRIAAPDVIDVEGAWEGLRDLLTTGTCALALGLGERVLRMSSEYTSKREQFGFPVATFQAVAVQAADRYIDLRAMEVTLWQAAWRLTPGARGTLPVAGDVAVAKIWASDGVRRVVQTAQHLHGGFGADVDYPLHRYHAWAKHLELSLGPAAAHEEALGDLLAAHPLG, translated from the coding sequence GTGGACTTCACCTTCAGCGAGGAGCAGCAGGCGGCGGCCGAGGCGGCGCGGGGGGTGTTCGCCGATGTCGCGCCGGACGCGGTGCCGTCCCCCGCGCTGACGACTGGCGCCGTGGCCGACACGTGCGACCGCGCCCTGTGGGCCAGGCTCGCCGACGCGGACCTGCTGAGCCTGCTGTCGGCGCAGGAGTACGGCGGGGCCGGCCTGGACGCCGTCGCGCTGTGCCTGGTGCTGCGCGAGTCGGCGAAGGTGCTGGCCCGGGTACCCCTGCTGGAGCACAGCGCGGCCATGGCGGCCGTACAGGCTCACGGCGGCCCCGAGTTGAAGGGGCAGGTGCTGGAGCGGGCCGGGCGCGGGGAGGTCGTCCTGACCGTCGCCGCGAGCGGCCGCACCGGACACGACCCCGCCGAACTCGCCGTCACCGCGCGACGGGAGGAGGGGGAGGACGGCGACTGGATCCTGGACGGGGTGCAGACGGCGGTGCCGTGGGCCTACGACGCGGACTTCGTCGTCGTACCGGCGCACACGGCCGCGGGCCGGGCCGTCCTCGCGCTGGTGCCCCGGGCCCATGACGGGGTCGCGCTCGGCGAGCAGTTCTCCACCAGCGGGGAGCGGCTGGGCGAGCTGCGGCTGGACTCGGTGCGGATCGCCGCGCCGGACGTGATCGACGTCGAGGGCGCGTGGGAGGGGCTGCGGGACCTGCTGACCACGGGGACCTGTGCGCTGGCTCTCGGGCTGGGGGAGCGGGTGCTGCGGATGAGCAGTGAATACACCAGCAAGCGGGAGCAGTTCGGGTTCCCGGTCGCCACCTTCCAGGCCGTCGCCGTGCAGGCCGCCGACCGTTACATCGACCTGCGCGCGATGGAGGTCACGCTGTGGCAGGCCGCCTGGCGGCTCACCCCGGGAGCGCGCGGGACGCTGCCGGTCGCGGGGGACGTGGCCGTGGCGAAGATCTGGGCGTCGGACGGGGTGCGCAGGGTGGTGCAGACGGCTCAGCATCTGCACGGCGGGTTCGGCGCCGATGTCGACTACCCCCTGCACCGGTACCACGCCTGGGCCAAGCACCTGGAGCTGTCGCTCGGTCCGGCTGCGGCGCACGAGGAGGCGCTGGGTGACCTGCTGGCGGCACATCCCCTGGGGTGA
- a CDS encoding rhodanese-like domain-containing protein → MPTVQVTDLKDDDFLLDVREDDEWRAGHAEGALHIPISEFVARYGELTEAAPQDGRVHVICRSGGRSAQVTMYLAQQGIDAVNVDGGMQLWAEVGRPVVTDDGRPGFVL, encoded by the coding sequence GTGCCCACGGTGCAGGTGACGGACCTCAAGGACGACGACTTCCTGCTGGACGTCCGGGAGGACGACGAGTGGCGGGCGGGGCACGCCGAAGGGGCGCTGCACATCCCCATCAGTGAGTTCGTGGCCCGCTACGGCGAGCTGACCGAGGCCGCCCCGCAGGACGGCCGCGTCCATGTGATCTGCCGGTCCGGCGGCCGCTCCGCCCAGGTCACGATGTACCTGGCCCAGCAGGGCATCGACGCCGTGAACGTCGACGGCGGGATGCAGCTGTGGGCCGAGGTGGGCCGCCCCGTGGTGACGGACGACGGCCGACCGGGGTTCGTGCTCTAG
- a CDS encoding TetR/AcrR family transcriptional regulator: MTTAKRDTYTPETLLTVAVQVFNERGYDGTSMEHLSRAAGISKSSIYHHVSGKEELLRRAVSRALDGLFGILDEEHARVGRASGRLEYVVRRMVEVLIAELPYVTLLLRVRGNTDTERWALERRREFDHRVAELLRAAAADGDVRGDVEVRLATRLVFGMINSIVEWYRPDGRGMNEREVADAVAQLIFGGLRRAS; this comes from the coding sequence ATGACGACCGCCAAGCGGGACACGTACACCCCCGAGACGCTGCTGACCGTCGCCGTCCAGGTCTTCAACGAGCGCGGCTACGACGGCACCTCCATGGAGCACCTCTCCAGGGCGGCGGGCATCTCCAAGTCGTCGATCTACCACCACGTGTCCGGCAAGGAGGAGCTCCTGCGCCGGGCCGTCAGCCGGGCCCTGGACGGCCTCTTCGGCATCCTCGACGAGGAGCACGCGCGCGTGGGCCGTGCCTCCGGCCGCCTGGAGTACGTCGTGCGGCGCATGGTCGAGGTGCTGATCGCCGAACTCCCGTACGTGACCCTGCTGCTGCGGGTGCGCGGCAACACGGACACCGAGCGGTGGGCCCTGGAGCGGCGCCGCGAGTTCGACCACCGGGTCGCCGAACTCCTGAGGGCGGCCGCGGCCGACGGTGACGTACGCGGTGACGTCGAGGTGCGCCTCGCGACCCGCCTGGTCTTCGGGATGATCAACTCCATCGTGGAGTGGTACCGCCCGGACGGCCGGGGCATGAACGAACGCGAGGTCGCCGACGCGGTGGCCCAGTTGATCTTCGGGGGTTTGCGCCGGGCGTCCTGA
- a CDS encoding DUF5819 family protein, with protein sequence MDAYDGGSNARRRPGVASGPGAASGPGGASGPGGASGPGGAPEPGAVPEPGDAPEPGAVPEPGDAPEPGDAPEPEPSDQPEEPQGTDGPGAVPGPGAAPGVAGLSLRHQVVVVLALAVVAVAVCVHIGMVFLHVAPSNTVTKQHGRAVDDWVYPEFEQNWKLFAPNPLQQNIAVQVRARIRTADGGSRTTGWYDLSAQDGRAIDGNLLPSHTQQNEVRRSWDLFVATHGADNRPVGLRGTLSESYLRRIVVLRLERVHVTTRDDVLVSVQVRSRTSSVPPPKWSEEKVSVQPVYRELPWWPVAADDTEGSVR encoded by the coding sequence ATGGACGCGTACGACGGAGGCTCGAACGCCCGGCGACGACCGGGCGTGGCGAGCGGGCCGGGCGCGGCGAGTGGGCCAGGCGGGGCCAGCGGGCCAGGCGGGGCCAGCGGGCCCGGCGGGGCGCCTGAGCCGGGTGCTGTTCCCGAGCCAGGCGATGCGCCCGAGCCGGGCGCTGTCCCCGAACCCGGCGATGCACCCGAGCCCGGTGATGCCCCCGAGCCGGAGCCGTCGGACCAGCCCGAGGAGCCGCAGGGGACGGACGGTCCCGGTGCGGTGCCCGGCCCGGGCGCGGCACCCGGCGTGGCGGGCCTCTCCCTCCGCCATCAGGTCGTCGTCGTCCTGGCGCTCGCCGTCGTGGCCGTCGCCGTCTGCGTGCACATCGGGATGGTGTTTCTGCACGTCGCGCCGTCGAACACGGTGACCAAGCAGCACGGCAGAGCGGTCGACGACTGGGTCTACCCGGAGTTCGAGCAGAACTGGAAGCTCTTCGCGCCGAACCCCCTCCAGCAGAACATCGCGGTGCAGGTCCGGGCCCGGATACGGACCGCCGACGGTGGCAGCCGTACCACCGGCTGGTACGACCTGTCCGCCCAGGACGGCCGGGCCATCGACGGCAACCTGCTCCCGAGCCACACCCAGCAGAACGAAGTGCGCCGTTCCTGGGACCTCTTCGTCGCCACGCACGGCGCCGACAACCGCCCGGTCGGGCTGCGCGGCACCCTGTCCGAGAGCTACCTCCGCCGCATCGTCGTGCTGCGTCTGGAGCGCGTCCACGTGACCACGCGGGACGACGTCCTGGTGAGCGTCCAGGTCCGTTCCCGGACCTCAAGCGTGCCCCCGCCGAAGTGGAGCGAGGAGAAGGTCTCGGTGCAGCCCGTCTACCGTGAACTGCCCTGGTGGCCCGTGGCGGCGGACGACACCGAGGGGAGCGTCCGGTGA
- a CDS encoding Lrp/AsnC family transcriptional regulator, translating into MAPEQMAAGAESGTAESGTAESGTAVSGSPLPPPRPLDAIDQDILQMLQADGRASIRSVAERVHVSRANAYARINRLVEDGVIRGFGARVNHERAGQGTSAYITLKIVQNSWRTVREQLRQLPGASHIALVGGDFDVLLLVHTPDNRSLRELVLTRLQAIPEVLSTRTLLVFEEEDLEPQG; encoded by the coding sequence ATGGCACCTGAACAAATGGCCGCAGGCGCGGAGAGCGGGACTGCGGAGAGCGGGACTGCGGAGAGCGGAACCGCAGTGAGCGGGAGCCCCCTTCCGCCCCCGCGTCCGCTCGACGCCATCGATCAGGACATCCTCCAGATGCTCCAGGCTGACGGCCGCGCGTCGATACGGTCGGTCGCCGAACGGGTCCACGTCTCCCGGGCCAACGCCTACGCGCGGATCAACCGGCTCGTCGAGGACGGTGTCATCCGCGGCTTCGGCGCCCGCGTCAACCACGAGCGGGCCGGGCAGGGGACTTCGGCGTACATCACCCTGAAGATCGTCCAGAACTCCTGGCGCACGGTGCGCGAACAGCTCCGGCAGCTGCCCGGGGCGTCGCACATCGCGCTGGTCGGCGGCGACTTCGACGTGCTGCTGCTCGTCCACACCCCGGACAACAGGTCCCTGCGCGAACTGGTCCTCACCCGTCTCCAGGCCATCCCGGAGGTCCTCAGCACGCGCACCCTGCTGGTCTTCGAGGAGGAGGACCTGGAGCCGCAGGGCTGA